A single region of the Chitinophaga niabensis genome encodes:
- a CDS encoding RagB/SusD family nutrient uptake outer membrane protein, whose amino-acid sequence MKSKIYILVLLAWLGTGCSKEFLNRPPLDLESDDIFWTNEKNLRTYAYGFYTTYFVGYGTGFAFGDYFYQGQSLNDDFAPTSPPQFNKIIPASGGGWAFTNVRKANIMLERVKGMANLDPVAQKHWIGIARFFRGMAYYRLVKAFGDVPWYSSAITDITDDDILYKPRDPRTLVMDSVLLDFKYASENVRAADGEKGLNVTKWIVEAYMSRVFLFEGTWQKYHLNNAAKAQEYLLAAKAAADDVITNGGYSFNQTYRESFNNLDLSKNTEIIMYRRYATGLLTHSLNSYVNGEGQTGPNKNLMEAYLCTDGRPIGTSAVYQGDKTNEKVRTNRDPRLLDTFNPELRPPGSNNRYNKLGTSTSGYCTWKFLNDAIRDLPEGSSSVNPTHAPVIRLGEVLINYAEAAAETGAITQADLDKSINKLRLRPSGTAAKLPKLEVSGGQPAIAGVVYTDPKRDPAVSEMLWEIRRERRVELTMEGMRLDDLRRWKKLAYVDNRANPDLNRGCWINRAEWAKVPTGSWLSNVTLEGGGQEGYIIPAPNPLTDRLFIEGDKLYTKWYLDPLPLDQIKLYKDKGVDLLQNPDWVQ is encoded by the coding sequence ATGAAATCGAAAATATATATCCTGGTATTGTTGGCATGGCTCGGCACAGGTTGCAGTAAGGAATTCCTTAACCGTCCACCACTTGACCTGGAGAGCGACGACATCTTCTGGACGAATGAAAAGAACCTGCGAACATACGCGTATGGCTTTTATACAACGTATTTTGTTGGTTATGGTACCGGTTTTGCTTTTGGTGATTATTTCTATCAGGGGCAATCATTAAATGATGACTTCGCGCCAACCAGCCCTCCACAATTCAACAAGATCATACCTGCGAGCGGCGGGGGCTGGGCTTTTACAAATGTGCGCAAAGCCAACATTATGCTGGAACGTGTGAAGGGCATGGCAAACCTGGATCCAGTTGCCCAGAAACATTGGATAGGGATCGCCCGTTTCTTCCGCGGCATGGCATACTATCGGTTGGTGAAAGCTTTCGGAGATGTTCCATGGTATAGTAGTGCTATTACAGATATTACTGATGATGACATATTATACAAACCCCGTGATCCACGTACACTGGTAATGGATAGCGTATTGCTCGACTTTAAATATGCTTCCGAAAATGTACGTGCGGCAGATGGAGAGAAAGGATTGAACGTTACCAAATGGATAGTGGAAGCATATATGTCCAGGGTATTCCTGTTTGAAGGTACCTGGCAAAAGTATCATCTTAATAATGCTGCAAAAGCGCAGGAATACCTATTGGCAGCAAAAGCGGCTGCAGATGATGTGATCACTAACGGAGGTTATTCTTTCAACCAAACGTACAGGGAATCTTTCAATAACCTGGACCTTTCCAAGAACACAGAGATCATCATGTATCGCCGTTATGCAACTGGTTTGCTGACGCATTCGCTAAACAGTTATGTAAATGGTGAAGGCCAGACCGGACCTAACAAAAACCTGATGGAAGCTTATCTGTGTACTGATGGAAGACCTATAGGTACTTCTGCTGTTTACCAGGGAGATAAAACCAATGAGAAAGTAAGAACTAACAGGGACCCACGTTTGCTGGATACCTTTAATCCGGAATTACGTCCTCCGGGTTCCAACAACCGGTATAATAAACTGGGCACATCTACTTCAGGATACTGCACCTGGAAATTCCTGAACGATGCTATCCGCGATCTGCCGGAAGGTTCTTCCAGCGTAAACCCCACACATGCTCCTGTGATCCGTTTGGGAGAAGTGCTGATCAACTATGCGGAAGCAGCTGCAGAAACAGGAGCTATCACACAGGCAGACCTGGATAAATCTATCAATAAACTCCGCTTACGCCCTTCCGGCACAGCTGCCAAACTGCCTAAGCTGGAAGTATCCGGCGGCCAGCCTGCCATTGCCGGTGTGGTATATACTGATCCTAAAAGAGATCCTGCCGTATCCGAAATGCTTTGGGAGATCCGCAGGGAACGCCGGGTGGAATTAACTATGGAAGGAATGCGCCTGGATGATCTGAGAAGATGGAAGAAACTGGCTTATGTAGACAACAGGGCCAACCCCGATCTTAACAGGGGCTGCTGGATCAACCGTGCCGAATGGGCCAAAGTACCTACAGGCAGCTGGCTGTCTAACGTTACACTGGAAGGCGGCGGACAGGAAGGTTATATTATCCCTGCTCCTAATCCGCTTACAGACCGCCTGTTTATAGAAGGAGATAAACTTTATACTAAATGGTACCTGGACCCGCTTCCACTGGACCAGATAAAATTGTATAAAGATAAAGGGGTAGATCTGCTCCAAAATCCGGACTGGGTGCAGTAA
- the nagA gene encoding N-acetylglucosamine-6-phosphate deacetylase: MLTVLTNGIFFTGKEIIKDKALLLEDGTIKGWIDPVSISTEARVINHEGHYIVPGLLDLQIYGGGGHLFSDDPSFAALTAMATGLIRTGTTGFLITLATNSITLFERAIDVVRDNPHPAVLGLHLEGPYINPAKKGAHIEQYIKRPERKEVEALLKRAQGVIKMITLAPEMCDPEIIRLLLDKGVIISAGHSNATYQEGTAGYMNGIQSTTHLFNAMSPFHHRDTGLPGAAYQADTAYASIIPDGIHVSFPALSISKKVMGDRLFLITDAVEASTGAYPHVRQKDRFTLPDGTLSGSAITLLQGIHNCVQYAGIPLDEAVRMASTYPARLFGTPQRGEITIGQKADLTIFNEAFEPQHVYINGVVYA, from the coding sequence ATGCTGACAGTGTTGACCAACGGTATTTTTTTTACCGGAAAAGAGATCATAAAAGACAAAGCACTATTACTCGAGGATGGAACAATAAAAGGTTGGATCGATCCCGTCAGCATATCAACGGAAGCCCGCGTCATCAACCATGAAGGCCACTACATTGTACCAGGCCTGCTAGATCTGCAGATATACGGAGGAGGAGGTCATCTGTTTTCAGATGATCCCTCCTTTGCTGCTTTAACGGCTATGGCCACCGGTTTAATAAGGACGGGCACCACCGGTTTCCTCATTACCCTGGCGACTAACAGTATAACATTATTTGAAAGAGCGATAGATGTGGTGCGGGATAATCCACATCCCGCTGTCTTAGGACTCCACCTGGAAGGCCCTTACATCAATCCTGCAAAGAAAGGCGCGCATATTGAACAATACATCAAAAGGCCGGAACGTAAAGAAGTAGAAGCTTTATTGAAAAGAGCCCAGGGTGTTATAAAGATGATCACACTGGCACCGGAAATGTGTGATCCGGAGATCATCCGGTTATTATTGGATAAGGGAGTGATCATCTCCGCAGGGCACAGTAATGCCACTTATCAAGAAGGAACGGCGGGTTATATGAACGGTATCCAAAGCACTACACATCTTTTTAATGCCATGAGCCCTTTTCATCATAGGGACACAGGTTTGCCGGGTGCAGCTTACCAGGCGGATACAGCTTATGCCAGTATTATTCCGGATGGCATCCATGTTTCTTTTCCTGCTCTATCCATTAGTAAAAAGGTGATGGGGGATCGTTTGTTCCTCATCACAGATGCTGTGGAAGCCAGTACTGGCGCATATCCTCACGTACGCCAGAAGGACCGGTTCACTTTGCCGGATGGTACTTTATCCGGTTCTGCTATTACCCTCTTACAAGGTATTCATAACTGTGTGCAGTATGCAGGTATCCCGTTAGATGAAGCAGTACGGATGGCATCTACCTACCCGGCCCGGCTTTTTGGTACGCCACAGCGGGGAGAGATCACCATCGGGCAAAAAGCGGACCTTACGATATTCAATGAAGCGTTTGAACCACAACACGTTTATATTAACGGTGTGGTCTACGCATAA